In Metopolophium dirhodum isolate CAU chromosome 5, ASM1992520v1, whole genome shotgun sequence, the sequence AAATTTTGTCTACATCAACAGTTGCAATCAAGCTAAGAGTATGTGCAGAACATGTTATATGATCTGGTAAGCATATTTCATCACTTTCCATATCTTCAGAATTCAAAAACAATGTGGAGAAATCTACAGTATCAAAATCTGTACTAGAATTATCAATTTCTACCCCAGTATTAGGATCATCACATATAGATTCATCAGCAAACCAGTTATCATTACCAATGTTTGAAAACTCCACACCAATAGATTTTAAAGAGTATGTTCTGAATGCCTTGCCAAAATTGCTAGCGTTATCTGTTACGGTATGTGATATTTTAGAGTTCtggatattatatgtatgagttatttcattcattatctctgttatatttaaaaatgtatgacttCCTTTAATCCTTCTACAACCAAGAATGTATGAATGTCTAATGTAGGTATGCTCATCAATAAAATGACCAGTCATACccaaataacttttgttattgCAAGACCAAATATCAGCCGTTGTacatataaaattttgtttagctATTAAATCAGTTAACATGGTTATGTATGAtgtgtacttattatttaactcATTAGACATGACTCTACGATCTGGTAATGAAGTTGTATCGCCAAGGCCGCATAATCCTTTTATGAGGCGTTTGAATGCTGGTTTTTCGCAAGTCACTAATGGCCTCATTTCTTCCACAATATATGCAAAGGTTAAGTCAGTAAtctgaaaaatgaaataataaattacttacaaagttacaaacaatacaaaaaaaatttaaaaaaaagcaaaatatagGTAAACCTAATTGttctgtatatagtataatatttacatttaaaaaaaataaatctataataactTTAGGTATTAATTTACCACAATTTGATCTACTTTTCAGTCATAAAACatggtatactatatattattatctttaggtTTTTgccatgaattaattttttgtgtcaGAGTATTTAACCattaatatacatctataatttcaaaatatttattgaacagtaatatattaatctatatttatatttttttacactactCGATAAGAAAATGTACCACATATTACCTCAATTATCTTTCAATTTCCAACACCGCGGTGGCACGGTTATAAAAACTGTTAACTAAAtcggtaattttttatttaaataaataaaaattttttttttaatatttaaaaatcttttttcattacattattaaacacaaataatatttgaacaatttcTATTTCAAATTACTCTGTATaagaatgtataaattaaaatatcaataaataggtattaaaacaattatggaACTACCAAGTGACTTGAAAGGTACACAAATTATCATTAAGTAAAATCAAATAGTTCAGTGTAAatcatacatataaaataaatactcactttttgttttgatattttatttgtatgcgATAACGGCAAggtttcttgtttttttatggATTGTACATTTTTCTTAACAGTTTTAGCTGCTTTGACTTTTTCCAtcaaatgtaaatgtttaaactataacagtaaatttataataatacatattattaaataataatacgcagtCGGGCAAAATTATATCttgataattattcaaataaatatgtacctatttgaataaaaaattatcaacatattataatacctaaccaattataattaaaaaaaattcagacaTTCAgggcaaataattattaatagagcCTAACAGgtgttttaggtacctattgaaatctatcattgttattaattgaACTAAAAGTGTGTAGGTACCTCGGTAGGTACTaactactataggtacctatgtagtatgtacctaccctGCAATTGGACATATTTTAGgtcttgataataattaattaattttatttaagtacctactttgaTGTGACTTAAAAAATTTCCAGTAGAACCCTTATGACCATGCACGATTTTAGGACAATTTTGGCACTGCgcggatattttatttttttcattgtcttcttcatttattattttgaaaaacttgccattaaatatgtaacattttgatttttctattgtttCCAAATTGTGTACAGGATCGTCTTCACAcacaatgttttgtttttttgtgcTTCGATTGATGAATTTTtccattatgttaaaattataaatcaaaccAAAACTGAGGaaactaaacagtaaacacaatactaaacaaaaattatcgGTAACCAACTTTGTCGCACGGCACACTCACACCGTCATTCGTCGTCTGTGGTTTGAGACCATAtgatataattaagaatatggtaataataattgttgttgttttagtAGAAatggtattaatgtatatttatgatttatcaacaatttcaaaactagtatacgtatttaataataaacagtgtACACTAATGTAGATATAGACGTATATTGAATTTGTACCCACTGACTGactgttatagaaatattcaaatatagaatataaggtacttataactattatagcttTATAtgatactaggtatattattaaatagtgaatATTCCCCTAACGAAGACCTCTCAATTGTTGAAATTTTTATGAATGGTGAGTGGTGACAGATTATAACCGGAGTGTCCGCTAttcagaggtttcactgtaataatattttatttatattattattctgaaacatttttagagtaaa encodes:
- the LOC132945038 gene encoding uncharacterized protein LOC132945038 isoform X1 produces the protein MEKFINRSTKKQNIVCEDDPVHNLETIEKSKCYIFNGKFFKIINEEDNEKNKISAQCQNCPKIVHGHKGSTGNFLSHIKFKHLHLMEKVKAAKTVKKNVQSIKKQETLPLSHTNKISKQKITDLTFAYIVEEMRPLVTCEKPAFKRLIKGLCGLGDTTSLPDRRVMSNELNNKYTSYITMLTDLIAKQNFICTTADIWSCNNKSYLGMTGHFIDEHTYIRHSYILGCRRIKGSHTFLNITEIMNEITHTYNIQNSKISHTVTDNASNFGKAFRTYSLKSIGVEFSNIGNDNWFADESICDDPNTGVEIDNSSTDFDTVDFSTLFLNSEDMESDEICLPDHITCSAHTLSLIATVDVDKISDQSYKLTSKNAFNKLCSFWNLLSRSTVASDKVYDICDCKFPIPIVTRWNSSFDAVKKIIAHKETVKSLFTELKLEQLTKKNWVFLEEYCAVMEPLAIALDKLQAEKSCFLGYVAPTIISLRLLLIQQTNLIYCRHLALSIIKSLEKRFYFIFDLENIKGKPYIIASISHPRFKLSWIPGRYLTFCKNLFLSECNFINSLTNSDSNSVENDSAGSDEEFYGILTQSKYSLDRSASDNVHCVELNLNSTNEVTVQALSYLDSKNKDLDMLNTFPVVKKVFFKYNTTLPSSAPVERLFSSGSQILTPRRNRLQDKTFEMLLCCRCLMLNERI